TAAGCCACGGTACTGACCAAAAACGTGATCGAACCATTTTTGATAGCTGTAAAATCTTGTGTAACACTATGTAATAACAGAGGTGGAAATAAAAGAATCCCAATATAGGAGAACTCGAGAAGTATAGCTCACATAGAAAAGAATATATAGCGAAACTGCAGTAATTTCACATATTCGTGCAAGGTGCAATCTTAGAATTCAAAGCAGAATCTGAATTGTTCTATAAGTTGCTGCAAATTGATGTTTGCTCGaggggaaaaaagaaaagaaaaaatcatcACAATCAATTGACAGAAGTAAGAAATTTAGTAAGCAGACAGAGCATATCTGAGTCAACTGATCCACTCAGCATTATCTGGCTTCTTGGTTGCCTTTACAACAATTCTCTGCAGACATAACATGGTACCATTTGTAAGGGCGATGACAGTAGGCTCTCGATGCACACTGAAAACCCCGCATGGCTGGTTTTGATGGAGACCGTGGATGCATGAGAAAGAGGGTGAATTCCATCTACAACCAGCATCTAAGTCGGCTTCCTCTTCCTCCCAAGTACAGGAGCTACTTGAAATCTAGGTCCACCCATCCGCCACTTCTTGAATGCAGCTATTGAGGATTGACCGGCTTCATACACTTCAAAAATAAGTGGACAGCATGATTCATTAGGAACAGATATTTTAAGTAGAGAAcggaaatgagaaaatgagaaaaGGAACTTTCAATTGTGGCGTAGATTTGTGTACAAACTGTTCACAAATTTTGCAGACTCACATTTGGTTTCTTCATTAGTTAGAAGTGTCAAGTATTTCGGGGTCATTGTCAGTGTCAGAGTATGAGCCTTAACTAACACGTCCCTGTATCTGGTCCGGAATGCCACAAGAAGAAATGGGCCAATGGTTCTGTCACTGATTCTGTCATTTTAAATGACAAGAAAGTGAGCCACGCAATAACTTTATTACCTATTATAATGCATGGTATGAAACCGGACTTCTGTAGCTAACATGCATATACAACTCAAATCAAGAACTTACACAACAGTCAACAGCTACAACGAAAGAGAACGCATCTCTATGGTGTACAAGTGACATAATTAACATTGCAATGACAGTAGCCTGAAACTAGACACGAGCATCTATCATTCTATTCTTCAACACTATATTTGAAGACCCCAGTTGTAGGAAATGTAAAGCATTCTTACATAGAAACTGTATCTTAAGGTGAAGGGAGAGCAAACTTGATTCAGGTAAAACTGATGCTAGGAATTAACACAATGGCCATTCAGGAAAATGTAACAAGCTAACTGTCTTCGCTTACTTTGAACATAGCACATCCATGGACTTTATTTTATCTATGAAAAGACACGAAGTAAACATTTTTTAGTAAGTTACAAAATTCAATTGCAATATGAGGTTTTGACAGAATTGACAACTTGTCCAGACATTACATGCCAAATGCACACAACAATATTTGAAAGTAGTTTTATTTCTCATTTCcagcaaaatgagaattttcaGACACTACATAAACCTTTGGAAGGACTTACAGCAGCGCGATCTTACACCCCAACTCATAAAAGTATGGAGACCGGCTTCTTAAATCCACATGGGCAGCATCAGCTGCTATTTCTTCTCTTGTTTTAGATCTGGCAAGGAACAAATcatgaaaataagaaataaactaGATGTTTACAATCACTTCAAATTGGCACCAGGTTCATTTTTCATCATCTAGGCATGAAAAGTGCATAAGAACTAGAGCAATATATTGATTCATTTTTTCTGGAGAGCATTAACAAACAATCTTTCAAAAGCTCTTATTTCAACATTTCATGGAAAGGTAAACTTATAACAGCCGAAATTAGGATTAGTATGAGATATTACTCTCTATCAAAACACGGAGGAACCCTTATAGATATAAGCTGTCTCAAATACAATTCACGAACCAGCCAGAATGGCAGCTCGGCTCTCGAACCAGCTTCCACCTGAAATCAAGGAAATAGTCAGCTACAGAGTTATACAGTTAGCACAATTTGAAGAACAAATCAACAGGATTTCTGCAAATCGAGGCTAACTTAAACTGCTATACATGCTACCAGCATCACCAGCCACAATACCTTATCTGCATCGTCGCTTGAATCAAAGAGCCCAACCCCATTGGCAGCATGTTGGAACACGGTT
The genomic region above belongs to Salvia miltiorrhiza cultivar Shanhuang (shh) chromosome 5, IMPLAD_Smil_shh, whole genome shotgun sequence and contains:
- the LOC131025110 gene encoding uncharacterized protein LOC131025110 — its product is MANYYDIDDILAEEELVPTVFQHAANGVGLFDSSDDADKVEAGSRAELPFWLVRELYLRQLISIRVPPCFDRESKTREEIAADAAHVDLRSRSPYFYELGCKIALLISDRTIGPFLLVAFRTRYRDVLVKAHTLTLTMTPKYLTLLTNEETKLYEAGQSSIAAFKKWRMGGPRFQVAPVLGRKRKPT